In Fusobacterium hwasookii, a single window of DNA contains:
- a CDS encoding radical SAM protein — protein sequence MGIRYSKVEGKFQREIVLLKSFPCAYGKCSFCNYIEDNSNNEEEINKVNLEVLEEITGEFGILEVINSGSAFEIPKKTLEKIREIVYEKDIKILYFEIFYSYLSRLNEIIDYFNEKKKVEIRFRTGIESFDNNFRRKVYNKNIFLDEKKIKELSEKIYSVCLLIATQGQTKEMIKNDIELGLKYFKAITINVFVDNGTTVKRDVELVKWFVQDMKHLFNDDRIEILIDNKDLGVFEQ from the coding sequence ATGGGAATTAGGTATAGTAAGGTAGAAGGAAAATTTCAAAGGGAGATAGTTCTATTAAAGTCTTTTCCTTGTGCTTATGGAAAATGTAGTTTTTGTAACTACATAGAGGATAACTCAAATAATGAGGAAGAAATTAATAAAGTTAATTTAGAAGTTTTAGAAGAAATAACAGGAGAATTTGGTATTTTAGAAGTTATAAATTCTGGTTCTGCCTTTGAAATCCCTAAGAAAACTTTAGAAAAAATTAGGGAAATAGTCTATGAAAAGGACATAAAAATTTTATATTTTGAGATTTTTTATTCATATCTTTCTCGTTTAAATGAAATTATTGACTATTTCAATGAAAAGAAAAAAGTTGAAATTAGGTTTAGAACAGGAATAGAAAGTTTTGATAATAATTTTAGAAGAAAAGTCTATAATAAAAATATTTTCTTAGATGAAAAGAAAATAAAAGAATTATCAGAAAAAATATATTCAGTTTGTTTATTGATAGCAACTCAAGGACAAACAAAAGAGATGATAAAAAACGATATTGAGCTAGGCTTAAAATATTTTAAAGCTATAACAATAAATGTTTTTGTAGATAATGGAACAACTGTGAAAAGAGATGTTGAGCTTGTAAAATGGTTTGTACAAGATATGAAGCATCTTTTCAATGATGATAGAATTGAAATTTTAATAGATAATAAAGATTTGGGGGTTTTTGAACAATGA
- a CDS encoding queuosine precursor transporter: MMHNIFLWFLMLVINFSCILFAYRKFGKIGLYIWVPISTILANIQVVILVNLFGLEATLGNILYAGGFLITDILSENYGKKAANTAVKIGFFSLVATTLIMQCAIHFKPLDIPEGLALFESVKSIFSLLPRLAIASLIAYLISQFHDVWLYHKIREFFPEKKFIWLRNNGSTMLSQLIDNVVFTVIAFYGVYPLDVMFNIFLSTYIIKFIVAICDTPFIYLADKMFRDKKIPEDI; this comes from the coding sequence ATGATGCATAATATATTTCTTTGGTTTTTAATGTTGGTAATTAATTTTTCTTGTATACTTTTTGCTTATAGAAAATTTGGAAAGATAGGTCTATATATTTGGGTTCCCATCTCAACAATTTTAGCAAATATACAAGTTGTTATACTTGTAAATCTTTTTGGTTTGGAAGCAACTCTTGGAAATATATTGTATGCGGGAGGATTCTTAATAACTGATATTTTAAGTGAAAACTATGGCAAAAAAGCTGCAAACACAGCAGTAAAAATTGGTTTTTTCTCTTTGGTTGCAACAACTTTAATAATGCAATGTGCTATACACTTTAAACCTCTTGATATCCCAGAAGGTTTAGCTTTATTTGAAAGTGTAAAAAGTATTTTCTCATTATTACCAAGATTGGCTATTGCCTCACTTATTGCATATCTAATATCTCAATTTCATGATGTTTGGTTATATCACAAAATTAGAGAATTCTTTCCTGAGAAAAAGTTTATTTGGCTTAGAAACAATGGAAGTACAATGTTAAGTCAACTTATAGACAATGTTGTCTTTACAGTTATTGCTTTCTATGGAGTGTATCCACTAGATGTAATGTTCAATATTTTCTTATCAACATATATAATTAAGTTTATTGTTGCTATCTGTGATACACCATTTATTTATCTTGCCGATAAAATGTTTAGAGATAAGAAAATCCCAGAAGATATATAA
- the trxA gene encoding thioredoxin, with protein sequence MAIVKGTKENFEAEVLKADGVVVVDFGANWCGPCKSLIPILDEVVEEDPSKKIVKVDIDEQEELAAQYKIMSVPTLLVFKNGEIVDKSIGLIQKQEVKLLFAK encoded by the coding sequence ATGGCAATTGTAAAAGGAACAAAAGAAAATTTTGAAGCAGAAGTATTAAAAGCAGATGGAGTTGTAGTAGTTGACTTTGGTGCAAACTGGTGTGGACCTTGTAAAAGTTTAATTCCTATATTAGATGAAGTTGTAGAAGAAGATCCAAGCAAAAAAATAGTTAAAGTAGATATAGATGAACAAGAAGAATTAGCAGCACAATATAAGATTATGAGTGTACCTACTTTACTAGTTTTTAAAAATGGTGAAATTGTTGATAAATCAATAGGATTAATTCAAAAACAAGAAGTAAAATTATTATTCGCTAAATAA
- a CDS encoding 1-propanol dehydrogenase PduQ — protein sequence MKEFRLQPKILFGEDSLDYLKTLEYKKVMIVTDEVMTQLKLTDFVTNSLSSTTEIKIFDKVEPNPSMTTIENGLKDFIDFEPQCIIALGGGSPIDACKAILYFSYELYKKLKVNKRIFFIAIPTTSGTGSEVTSYSVVTKGEHKIALANELMLPDVALLSTKFLGALPAKVVADTGMDVLTHALEAYVSTNANPFASSLAIKSIKLIFENLVTHYNDRKIEAPKENVQFASCMAGIAFDNSSLGINHSIAHTVGAKFHIAHGRANAIIMPYVIEVNTEANKKYYEVSRELGLPADSIEEGKFSLLSFVRILKEKLGIEKCLKDYGVDFETFKREIPNMLSDIKKDICTIYNPNKLSDEEYIRLLFKIYFGE from the coding sequence ATGAAAGAATTTAGACTACAACCTAAAATATTATTTGGAGAAGATTCCTTAGACTATTTAAAAACACTAGAATATAAAAAAGTTATGATAGTGACTGATGAAGTTATGACGCAATTAAAATTAACGGATTTTGTTACAAATAGTTTATCTTCAACAACTGAAATAAAGATTTTTGATAAAGTTGAGCCTAATCCAAGTATGACAACAATAGAAAATGGTTTAAAAGATTTCATTGATTTTGAGCCACAATGTATTATTGCATTAGGTGGAGGTTCTCCAATAGATGCTTGTAAGGCAATATTATATTTTTCTTATGAGCTATATAAAAAATTAAAGGTGAACAAAAGAATATTTTTTATTGCAATTCCAACAACAAGTGGAACTGGTTCAGAAGTAACTTCATATAGTGTTGTAACTAAGGGTGAACATAAAATAGCCTTAGCAAATGAATTGATGTTACCAGATGTAGCATTATTGAGTACAAAATTTCTAGGTGCTTTACCTGCAAAAGTTGTTGCAGATACAGGAATGGATGTTTTAACTCATGCACTTGAAGCTTATGTTTCAACAAATGCTAATCCATTTGCAAGTTCACTTGCAATAAAGTCAATTAAGTTGATTTTTGAAAACTTGGTAACACACTATAATGATAGAAAGATTGAAGCTCCAAAAGAAAATGTTCAATTTGCTTCTTGTATGGCAGGAATAGCTTTTGACAATTCTTCACTTGGAATTAATCACAGTATTGCACATACTGTTGGAGCAAAGTTTCATATAGCACATGGAAGAGCAAATGCTATAATTATGCCTTATGTAATAGAAGTTAATACTGAGGCAAATAAGAAATACTATGAAGTTTCAAGAGAATTAGGTTTACCAGCAGATAGTATTGAAGAGGGGAAATTTTCACTTTTAAGTTTTGTAAGAATTCTAAAAGAAAAATTAGGTATTGAAAAATGCTTAAAAGATTATGGAGTAGACTTTGAAACTTTTAAAAGAGAAATTCCAAATATGTTATCAGATATAAAGAAAGATATATGCACTATATATAATCCAAATAAATTAAGCGATGAAGAATATATAAGATTACTTTTTAAAATTTATTTTGGTGAATAA
- a CDS encoding haloacid dehalogenase-like hydrolase, protein MNSILKNMARISLFLAISVGAMANLDEGRWVPKNREVLDKVISESKNQGNYAVFDWDYTSIYQDTQENLFRYQIDNLRFKMTPEQFSKAIRKDIPLDNFSDDYKNVKGQSINIEKIAADLDKDYAFLYKNYIKDKKMSLEKIKKTEEFKDFRGKLAFLYEAIGGSFSHDISYPWVLYLFEGMTVDEVKALAKEANDFGIGDKLDSYTIESSNVLTGKAGKVSHKYKSGLRTQPEIANLFRELQANGIKVYIISASLQDIVEVFATDKSYGYNLADGSVYGMRLEMDGDKYRAEYKAGYPQTQTKGKVEIINTYLKPKHNGKAPILVAGDSSGDANMLTEFKDTKVLLLMKREGKLDDVAKDGRALIQKRNAQTGLLDPKN, encoded by the coding sequence ATGAATTCTATTTTAAAAAATATGGCAAGAATATCATTGTTCTTAGCTATTTCAGTTGGAGCAATGGCTAATCTTGATGAGGGAAGATGGGTTCCTAAAAATAGAGAAGTTTTAGATAAAGTTATTTCAGAAAGCAAAAATCAAGGTAATTATGCAGTATTTGACTGGGATTACACATCAATATACCAAGATACACAAGAAAATTTATTTAGATATCAAATAGATAATTTAAGATTTAAAATGACACCTGAACAATTTTCAAAGGCTATCAGAAAAGATATTCCTTTAGATAATTTTTCAGATGATTATAAAAATGTAAAGGGGCAATCAATCAATATTGAAAAAATTGCTGCTGACTTAGATAAAGACTATGCTTTTCTTTATAAAAACTATATAAAAGATAAGAAAATGTCTTTAGAAAAAATAAAGAAAACAGAAGAATTTAAAGATTTTAGAGGAAAGTTAGCATTTCTATATGAAGCAATAGGTGGAAGTTTTTCTCATGATATTTCTTATCCTTGGGTACTTTATCTATTTGAAGGAATGACAGTGGATGAAGTAAAAGCATTGGCAAAAGAAGCTAATGATTTTGGAATAGGAGATAAATTAGATAGCTATACAATAGAATCTAGCAATGTTTTAACAGGAAAAGCTGGAAAAGTTAGCCATAAATATAAGAGTGGTCTAAGAACTCAACCAGAAATAGCAAACTTATTCCGTGAACTACAAGCTAATGGAATAAAAGTATATATAATTTCTGCATCTTTACAAGATATAGTTGAAGTTTTTGCAACAGATAAATCTTATGGATATAATCTAGCAGATGGAAGTGTTTATGGAATGAGACTAGAAATGGATGGAGATAAATATCGTGCTGAATATAAAGCAGGATATCCACAAACACAAACAAAAGGTAAAGTTGAAATAATAAATACTTATTTAAAGCCTAAACATAATGGAAAAGCACCTATTCTTGTTGCTGGAGACAGTTCAGGAGATGCTAATATGTTAACAGAATTTAAAGATACAAAAGTATTATTACTTATGAAAAGAGAAGGAAAACTAGATGATGTAGCAAAAGATGGTAGAGCATTAATTCAAAAAAGAAATGCCCAAACAGGTTTGTTAGATCCAAAGAATTAG
- a CDS encoding haloacid dehalogenase-like hydrolase: protein MSVESSCVRLDEGRWNPKNREILEKLIEKYRDTNSYAVFDWDNTSIQGDTQLNLFIYQIENLVYKLNPQKFNEVIRKNIPTTDFEERYKNLDGEILNVTKLANDIYKDYTFHYENYISDKKLSLKEIRNTEEFKDFRAKMHYLHNALPGNFSAELACLWEFYLLSGMTKDEVKSLAKESNDAKLGEAIGDVIVESSRVLTGEAGIVRGIYDNGLRIRPEMANLYHELKRNGIDVYIISASMQEIIEVFAADKSYGYNLDLENIYAMKLKSTTDNILLDEYNYDIPFTQKEGKSETIYKFIRAKYNGRGPILVAGDAVGDESMLTEFEDTEVLLILKREGKLDNLVNDKRALIQFRNLKTGLLDPKNY, encoded by the coding sequence ATGTCTGTTGAAAGTTCTTGTGTAAGACTGGATGAAGGAAGATGGAATCCTAAGAATAGAGAAATATTGGAAAAATTAATAGAGAAGTATAGAGATACAAATAGCTATGCAGTATTTGATTGGGATAATACTTCTATTCAAGGAGATACTCAATTAAATTTATTTATATATCAAATTGAAAATTTAGTATATAAATTAAATCCACAAAAATTTAATGAAGTTATTAGAAAAAATATTCCTACAACTGATTTTGAAGAGAGATATAAAAATTTAGATGGAGAAATATTAAATGTTACAAAGTTAGCAAATGATATTTATAAAGATTATACTTTTCACTATGAAAATTATATCTCAGATAAAAAACTTTCTTTAAAAGAAATCAGAAATACAGAAGAATTTAAAGATTTTAGAGCAAAAATGCACTATTTACATAATGCTTTACCTGGAAACTTTTCAGCTGAACTTGCTTGTTTATGGGAATTTTACTTATTGAGTGGAATGACAAAAGATGAAGTAAAAAGCCTAGCAAAAGAGTCAAATGATGCAAAACTTGGAGAAGCAATAGGGGATGTTATTGTAGAATCAAGTAGAGTTTTAACTGGTGAAGCAGGAATAGTTAGAGGGATTTATGATAATGGACTAAGAATAAGACCAGAAATGGCTAATTTATATCATGAACTTAAAAGAAATGGTATAGATGTCTATATAATATCTGCCTCAATGCAAGAAATAATAGAGGTTTTTGCAGCAGATAAATCTTATGGATATAATTTAGATCTAGAAAATATATATGCAATGAAACTAAAATCAACAACAGATAATATCTTATTAGATGAATATAACTATGATATTCCTTTTACTCAAAAAGAAGGAAAGTCTGAAACTATATATAAGTTCATAAGAGCTAAATACAATGGTAGGGGACCTATTCTTGTTGCAGGAGATGCTGTTGGGGATGAGAGCATGTTAACAGAATTTGAAGATACAGAAGTATTATTAATATTGAAAAGAGAAGGAAAGTTGGATAATCTAGTAAATGATAAAAGAGCTTTAATTCAATTTAGAAATCTTAAAACAGGTTTACTAGACCCTAAAAATTATTAA
- a CDS encoding cupin domain-containing protein: MNKELLEELIRKVIKEELGKTEQPESEYKQMDKSGVGVVKLNQMKKRVKMDTGNPKDQVTTTDLFTLQESPRLGAGLMEMKETTFPWTLTYDELDYIIEGRLEILIDGRKVVGEPGDVILIPKNSKIEFSAPNYAKFLYFVYPANWSEL, encoded by the coding sequence ATGAATAAAGAATTATTAGAAGAATTAATAAGAAAAGTAATAAAAGAAGAATTAGGAAAAACTGAACAACCAGAGTCTGAATATAAACAAATGGACAAAAGTGGTGTTGGAGTAGTTAAATTAAATCAAATGAAGAAAAGAGTGAAAATGGATACAGGAAATCCAAAAGATCAAGTTACAACAACTGATTTATTCACTTTACAAGAAAGTCCTAGATTAGGAGCAGGTTTAATGGAAATGAAAGAAACTACATTCCCTTGGACATTGACTTATGATGAACTAGACTATATAATCGAAGGAAGACTAGAAATTCTAATAGATGGAAGAAAGGTAGTTGGAGAACCAGGAGATGTTATCTTAATACCTAAAAACTCTAAAATAGAATTTAGTGCACCTAACTATGCAAAATTCTTATATTTTGTATACCCTGCAAACTGGTCTGAACTATAA
- the eutH gene encoding ethanolamine utilization protein EutH, producing MGINEIIIYIMVFFMAVGALDKCIGNKFGYGEKFEEGIMAMGALALSMVGIVSLAPVLANILRPIVGPVYAALGADPAMFATTLLANDMGGYPLAMSLAQDPMVGKFAGLILGSMMGATVVFTIPVALGIIEKEDRPYLAKGVLAGMVAIPFGCLVGGLVAGFPVITVLRNLVPIIIFAVLIIIGLWLIPEKMTTGFTYFGTGVVVVITIGLAAAIIENLTGFVVIPGMAPIGEGMGIIWSIAIVLAGAFPLVHFITKVFKKPLEKIGEKLGMNEIGAAGLVASLANNIPMFGMMKDMDPNGKVMNVAFAVCAAFVFGDHLGFTGGVDKAMIAPMIAGKLAGGVLAIIIAKILFTTKKAK from the coding sequence ATGGGGATAAATGAGATTATTATTTATATAATGGTGTTTTTTATGGCAGTTGGTGCCTTAGATAAATGTATAGGAAATAAATTTGGTTATGGTGAAAAATTTGAAGAAGGAATTATGGCTATGGGAGCTTTAGCTCTATCTATGGTTGGAATAGTTTCTCTTGCACCAGTTTTAGCAAATATTTTAAGACCAATAGTTGGACCTGTATATGCAGCATTAGGGGCAGACCCTGCAATGTTTGCTACTACATTACTAGCAAATGATATGGGAGGATATCCTCTTGCAATGAGTCTTGCACAAGATCCAATGGTTGGAAAATTTGCAGGATTAATATTAGGTTCAATGATGGGAGCAACAGTAGTTTTCACAATACCAGTTGCTTTAGGAATTATAGAAAAAGAAGATAGACCATATTTAGCAAAAGGAGTTCTTGCAGGTATGGTTGCAATACCTTTTGGTTGTCTTGTAGGTGGATTAGTTGCAGGTTTCCCTGTAATAACTGTTTTAAGAAATTTAGTACCAATTATAATATTTGCAGTATTAATTATAATAGGATTATGGTTAATACCTGAAAAAATGACAACAGGATTTACATATTTTGGAACAGGTGTTGTAGTTGTAATAACAATAGGATTAGCTGCAGCAATAATTGAAAACTTAACAGGATTTGTTGTTATTCCTGGAATGGCACCTATTGGAGAAGGTATGGGAATAATTTGGTCAATAGCTATAGTACTAGCAGGAGCATTCCCATTAGTACACTTCATAACAAAAGTATTCAAAAAACCTTTAGAAAAAATTGGAGAAAAATTAGGAATGAATGAAATAGGAGCAGCAGGACTTGTTGCATCACTTGCTAATAACATTCCAATGTTTGGTATGATGAAAGATATGGACCCTAACGGAAAAGTAATGAATGTGGCTTTTGCTGTATGTGCTGCTTTCGTATTTGGTGACCACTTAGGATTTACAGGTGGAGTAGATAAAGCTATGATAGCACCAATGATAGCTGGAAAACTTGCAGGAGGAGTTTTAGCAATAATAATAGCTAAAATATTATTTACTACTAAAAAGGCAAAATAA
- a CDS encoding EutN/CcmL family microcompartment protein has product MLIGEVIGNVWATKKYDGLDGLKFLIVKTEDNKRMVAFDSVGAGIGEKVIISTGSSARNALNMRDIPVDAAIIGIIDGMDEE; this is encoded by the coding sequence ATGCTTATAGGTGAAGTTATTGGGAATGTTTGGGCAACAAAGAAATATGATGGCTTAGATGGATTAAAGTTTTTAATTGTAAAAACTGAGGATAATAAAAGAATGGTAGCCTTTGATTCAGTTGGAGCAGGAATAGGAGAAAAAGTGATAATTTCTACTGGAAGTTCAGCAAGAAATGCACTTAATATGAGAGATATACCTGTTGATGCTGCTATCATTGGAATAATAGATGGAATGGATGAAGAATAA
- a CDS encoding TIGR02536 family ethanolamine utilization protein — MMNNFDENYIIELVKKELSKYLTDQGIEIKKEVCFLGDDNEIKEQLSQKFNFSENAKTLIVSQLSLKNLYNISNAIYENEYEEKIIKFLLENKEIVIIKEGIEYSKYENIPIAVQKKYEEYLEKVKSYGIKVQNKDFYINSLTQKEEVYGKKLLDLNKLKELEASGMRRIIVENSIVTSSAEEYAKEKNIEIIKRR, encoded by the coding sequence ATGATGAACAACTTTGATGAAAACTATATAATTGAATTAGTAAAAAAAGAATTAAGCAAGTATTTAACAGACCAAGGAATAGAAATCAAAAAAGAAGTATGTTTCCTTGGGGATGATAACGAAATAAAAGAACAACTAAGTCAAAAATTTAATTTTTCAGAAAATGCAAAAACACTTATTGTTTCACAATTAAGTCTAAAAAATTTATATAATATCTCTAATGCAATATATGAAAATGAGTATGAAGAAAAAATTATAAAATTTCTTTTAGAAAATAAAGAGATAGTAATTATAAAAGAAGGAATAGAATACTCAAAATATGAAAATATTCCTATTGCAGTTCAAAAAAAATATGAAGAATATTTAGAAAAAGTAAAAAGTTATGGAATAAAAGTTCAAAATAAAGATTTCTATATAAATTCTTTAACGCAAAAAGAAGAAGTATATGGTAAAAAATTATTGGACTTAAACAAACTAAAAGAATTAGAAGCTAGTGGTATGAGAAGAATAATAGTTGAAAATTCAATAGTTACAAGCTCAGCAGAGGAATATGCAAAAGAAAAGAATATTGAAATTATAAAGAGGAGATAA
- a CDS encoding ethanolamine utilization protein, with amino-acid sequence MVLSEDILKIKYRKEPFDVFEIEKGTLLTPSAKQFLNEKGIELVIKGEKSFVSTKSEEENVEAEEKIFYEKPKYVGKNGECYFEKPEHMTVVDGNVLISKNSKLIALRGKIETFLAEVLLTGKEIGLTSNNDKLIRDIEIIIKFIQNIMVAEKLDKILENQTFFDSKSIKDIKEIIENPKEYFKKGHILEISLNSDLTIHKSNRLRFLARELEIQAIDYFVEDYKVTRKDLLETFNVLSDVIYIIILKVDNGEYR; translated from the coding sequence ATGGTTCTATCAGAAGATATTTTAAAAATTAAATATAGAAAAGAACCTTTTGATGTTTTTGAAATTGAAAAGGGAACTCTTTTAACACCATCAGCTAAGCAATTCTTAAATGAAAAGGGAATAGAATTAGTAATAAAAGGAGAAAAATCTTTTGTTTCAACTAAAAGTGAAGAAGAAAATGTTGAAGCAGAAGAAAAAATCTTTTATGAAAAACCTAAATATGTTGGAAAAAATGGTGAGTGCTATTTTGAAAAACCAGAACACATGACAGTTGTTGATGGAAATGTTCTAATCTCTAAAAATAGTAAACTTATTGCTTTAAGAGGAAAAATAGAAACATTTTTAGCAGAAGTATTATTAACCGGAAAAGAAATAGGACTGACTTCCAATAATGACAAACTTATAAGAGATATTGAAATCATTATAAAATTTATACAAAATATAATGGTTGCTGAAAAATTAGATAAGATTTTGGAAAATCAAACTTTCTTTGATTCAAAATCTATAAAAGATATTAAAGAAATAATAGAAAATCCTAAAGAATATTTTAAAAAGGGACATATATTAGAAATATCATTAAATAGTGACTTAACTATTCATAAATCAAATAGACTTAGATTTTTAGCAAGAGAATTAGAAATTCAAGCTATTGATTATTTTGTTGAAGATTATAAGGTTACTAGAAAAGATTTATTAGAGACATTCAATGTTTTAAGTGATGTTATCTATATAATCATTCTAAAAGTTGATAATGGAGAATATAGATGA
- a CDS encoding acetaldehyde dehydrogenase (acetylating), producing MDRDLLSIQQVRDLVKSAKIAQKLYSTFTQEQIDKVVYAIVQEMKNHYVDLAKKANEETGFGKWEDKVIKNKFANEFVYDYIKDMKTVGILSETDTVTEVGVPMGIVAALTPSTNPTSTAIYKTLISLKAGNAVIVSPHPNAKNCVIDTVKLMKKAAVAAGAPEGLIGVIEIPTIEGTNELMRSKDTSIILATGGEAMVRAAYSSGRPAIGVGPGNGPAYIEKTANVKEAVRKIIESKTFDNGVICASEQSVIVEPCNKEAVMDEFRRQGGFFLSKEESEKLGRFILRPNGTMNPQIVGKDAQTLAKLAGLNIPSNVKVLLSEQNTVSKSNPYSREKLTTILAFYVEENAEKACERAIELLENEGEGHTLIIHSENKDIIREFALRKPVSRMLVNVGGSLGGVGATTNLAPAFTLGCGAVGGSSTSDNITPMNLINIRRVATGVRELSDFKKDTNTSSNSNSDVTNSEVEDMIRRIIAEYRK from the coding sequence ATGGATAGAGATTTATTATCAATCCAACAAGTAAGAGATTTAGTAAAGTCTGCTAAGATAGCTCAAAAACTTTATTCAACTTTTACACAAGAACAAATAGATAAAGTGGTATATGCAATAGTACAAGAAATGAAAAACCACTATGTAGACCTAGCAAAAAAAGCTAATGAAGAAACAGGCTTTGGAAAATGGGAAGATAAAGTAATAAAAAATAAATTCGCTAATGAATTTGTTTATGATTATATAAAAGATATGAAAACTGTTGGTATCTTAAGTGAAACAGATACTGTTACAGAAGTGGGAGTACCTATGGGGATTGTAGCAGCATTAACACCATCTACAAACCCAACTTCAACAGCAATTTACAAAACTTTAATTTCATTAAAAGCTGGAAATGCTGTTATAGTAAGTCCTCACCCAAATGCAAAAAATTGTGTTATAGACACAGTTAAATTAATGAAGAAAGCAGCTGTTGCAGCAGGAGCACCAGAAGGATTGATAGGTGTTATTGAAATACCTACAATAGAAGGAACAAATGAATTAATGAGATCTAAAGATACTTCAATAATTCTTGCAACTGGTGGAGAAGCAATGGTAAGAGCAGCATACAGTTCTGGTAGACCAGCTATTGGGGTTGGACCAGGAAATGGACCTGCTTATATAGAAAAAACTGCAAATGTAAAAGAAGCAGTAAGAAAAATAATTGAAAGTAAAACTTTTGACAATGGTGTAATTTGTGCTTCAGAACAATCTGTAATTGTTGAACCTTGTAATAAGGAAGCAGTAATGGATGAGTTTAGAAGACAAGGAGGATTCTTCTTATCAAAAGAAGAAAGTGAAAAACTTGGTAGATTTATTTTAAGACCAAATGGAACTATGAATCCTCAAATAGTTGGTAAAGATGCACAAACTTTGGCTAAATTAGCAGGTTTAAATATACCATCAAATGTAAAGGTATTGTTATCAGAACAAAATACAGTTTCTAAATCAAATCCATATTCAAGAGAAAAATTGACAACAATCCTAGCTTTTTATGTTGAAGAAAATGCAGAAAAGGCTTGTGAAAGAGCAATAGAATTACTTGAAAATGAAGGAGAAGGGCATACTCTTATAATCCACTCTGAAAATAAAGATATCATAAGAGAGTTCGCTTTAAGAAAACCTGTATCAAGAATGTTAGTAAATGTAGGAGGTTCACTTGGAGGAGTTGGAGCTACAACTAATCTAGCACCAGCATTTACATTAGGTTGTGGAGCAGTTGGAGGAAGTTCAACTTCTGATAACATTACTCCTATGAATTTAATAAACATCAGAAGAGTAGCAACTGGAGTTAGAGAATTATCAGATTTCAAAAAAGATACAAATACAAGTTCTAACTCTAATTCAGATGTAACAAATTCTGAAGTAGAAGATATGATTAGAAGAATAATTGCAGAATACAGAAAATAA
- the eutM gene encoding ethanolamine utilization microcompartment protein EutM: MSTLNALGMIETKGLVAAVEAADAMVKAANVTLVGKELVGGGLVTVMVRGDVGAVKAATDAGAAAADRVGELISVHVIPRPHSEVELILPKSNN; encoded by the coding sequence ATGTCAACATTAAACGCATTAGGAATGATAGAAACTAAAGGATTAGTAGCAGCAGTAGAAGCAGCAGATGCTATGGTAAAGGCAGCAAACGTAACACTTGTAGGTAAAGAACTTGTAGGTGGAGGATTAGTAACTGTTATGGTAAGAGGAGATGTAGGAGCAGTTAAAGCTGCAACAGATGCAGGAGCAGCTGCAGCTGATAGAGTTGGAGAATTAATATCTGTACATGTAATACCAAGACCTCACTCAGAAGTAGAATTAATATTACCAAAAAGCAACAACTAA
- a CDS encoding BMC domain-containing protein, whose translation MKALGLIETKGMVGAIVAADIALKTAQVELINREHTKGGLVCIEIEGDVAAVKASVEAAVMAIKDMGIYVGSHVIPRPDDSVEKIINRKNQNSKEELIEQKIEETKAETNDAEEESLENAELKNIEEEIEEINEILKVSKNKKTKHKK comes from the coding sequence ATGAAAGCACTTGGACTAATAGAAACAAAGGGAATGGTTGGTGCTATTGTAGCTGCTGATATAGCTTTAAAAACAGCACAAGTTGAACTTATAAATAGAGAACATACAAAAGGTGGACTTGTATGTATTGAAATTGAGGGAGATGTAGCAGCTGTTAAAGCTTCAGTAGAAGCAGCAGTAATGGCTATAAAAGATATGGGTATCTATGTAGGTAGCCATGTAATACCAAGACCTGACGATTCTGTTGAAAAAATTATTAATAGGAAAAATCAAAACTCTAAAGAAGAGCTTATTGAACAAAAGATAGAAGAAACAAAAGCAGAAACTAACGATGCAGAAGAAGAATCTTTAGAAAATGCTGAATTAAAAAATATTGAAGAAGAAATTGAAGAAATCAATGAAATCTTAAAAGTTAGTAAAAATAAAAAGACAAAACATAAAAAATAA